In a single window of the Gossypium hirsutum isolate 1008001.06 chromosome A13, Gossypium_hirsutum_v2.1, whole genome shotgun sequence genome:
- the LOC107894175 gene encoding L10-interacting MYB domain-containing protein isoform X2 encodes MSTSAIEVSGEKVKAVWDKRLTETFYDICIKEILKGNRSGTYFTKDGWLKIMINFEKETGMAFSQRQLKNRWDALKKEWKAWKKLKGEDTGLGWNPIKRTVDASDDWWESRLKVVPEAQKFRTSGIDPEFEGKLDQMFMGIVATGDKAWAPSSGTLCSDFFEDVNNEIHEEDDEENVRNDVHILNDVHILNDVHISNDVQIDGNGQKRKNPDISSSHFKTGRKKSSKQIGEAARLSSQIEKLCNAPDNMSQATSSLTHVMDPYGIPQAAKVLDSMSEEVPEASLLYFFTLRLLLNKDKRIMFLSINPKIRVLWLKMEMEDS; translated from the exons ATGAGTACGTCGGCGATTGAAGTTAGTGGTGAAAAAGTGAAAGCAGTGTGGGATAAGAGATTGACAGAAACATTTTATGATATTTGTATTAAAGAGATATTGAAAGGCAATAGGTCTGGTACTTATTTCACAAAAGATGGATGGTTGAAAATAATGATCAACTTTGAGAAAGAAACGGGCATGGCTTTTTCACAAAGACAACTTAAAAATAGGTGGGATGCCCTAAAAAAAGAATGGAAAGCTTGGAAGAAACTTAAAGGCGAAGATACTGGTCTAGGGTGGAATCCTATTAAAAGAACCGTCGATGCTTCGGATGATTGGTGGGAGAGTAGGCTAAAG GTTGTGCCTGAAGCTCAAAAATTTAGAACATCGGGCATTGATCCTGAATTCGAAGGGAAGTTAGACCAAATGTTTATGGGAATAGTTGCAACAGGTGATAAAGCATGGGCACCTTCTTCTGGTACACTCTGTAGTGATTTTTTTGAAGATGTTAACAATGAAATACATGAAGAGGATGATGAAGAAAATGTGAGAAATGATGTTCACATTTTAAATGATGTTCACATTTTAAATGatgttcacatttcaaatgatgttcaaattgatggaaacggtcaaaaaagaaaaaaccctgaTATATCAAGTTCACATTTTAAgactggaagaaagaaatccTCGAAGCAAATTGGAGAGGCTGCAAGATTGTCCagtcaaatagaaaaattatgcaaTGCACCTGACAATATGAGTCAAGCCACATCTAGTTTGACTCATGTTATGGATCCATATGGTATTCCACAAGCAGCCAAAGTGCTCGACAGCATGTCGGAAGAAGTTCCCGAAGCTAGTCTGCTATACTTTTTCACACTTAGATTATTGCTCAATAAGGACAAGCgaattatgtttttatcaattaatcccaAGATTAGAGTTTTGTGGCTTAAGATGGAAATGGAggatagttga
- the LOC107894175 gene encoding L10-interacting MYB domain-containing protein isoform X3 has product MSTSAIEVSGEKVKAVWDKRLTETFYDICIKEILKGNRSGTYFTKDGWLKIMINFEKETGMAFSQRQLKNRWDALKKEWKAWKKLKGEDTGLGWNPIKRTVDASDDWWESRLKVVPEAQKFRTSGIDPEFEGKLDQMFMGIVATGDKAWAPSSGTLCSDFFEDVNNEIHEEDDEENVRNDVHISNDVQIDGNGQKRKNPDISSSHFKTGRKKSSKQIGEAARLSSQIEKLCNAPDNMSQATSSLTHVMDPYGIPQAAKVLDSMSEEVPEASLLYFFTLRLLLNKDKRIMFLSINPKIRVLWLKMEMEDS; this is encoded by the exons ATGAGTACGTCGGCGATTGAAGTTAGTGGTGAAAAAGTGAAAGCAGTGTGGGATAAGAGATTGACAGAAACATTTTATGATATTTGTATTAAAGAGATATTGAAAGGCAATAGGTCTGGTACTTATTTCACAAAAGATGGATGGTTGAAAATAATGATCAACTTTGAGAAAGAAACGGGCATGGCTTTTTCACAAAGACAACTTAAAAATAGGTGGGATGCCCTAAAAAAAGAATGGAAAGCTTGGAAGAAACTTAAAGGCGAAGATACTGGTCTAGGGTGGAATCCTATTAAAAGAACCGTCGATGCTTCGGATGATTGGTGGGAGAGTAGGCTAAAG GTTGTGCCTGAAGCTCAAAAATTTAGAACATCGGGCATTGATCCTGAATTCGAAGGGAAGTTAGACCAAATGTTTATGGGAATAGTTGCAACAGGTGATAAAGCATGGGCACCTTCTTCTGGTACACTCTGTAGTGATTTTTTTGAAGATGTTAACAATGAAATACATGAAGAGGATGATGAAGAAAATGTGAGAAATGATGTTCAC atttcaaatgatgttcaaattgatggaaacggtcaaaaaagaaaaaaccctgaTATATCAAGTTCACATTTTAAgactggaagaaagaaatccTCGAAGCAAATTGGAGAGGCTGCAAGATTGTCCagtcaaatagaaaaattatgcaaTGCACCTGACAATATGAGTCAAGCCACATCTAGTTTGACTCATGTTATGGATCCATATGGTATTCCACAAGCAGCCAAAGTGCTCGACAGCATGTCGGAAGAAGTTCCCGAAGCTAGTCTGCTATACTTTTTCACACTTAGATTATTGCTCAATAAGGACAAGCgaattatgtttttatcaattaatcccaAGATTAGAGTTTTGTGGCTTAAGATGGAAATGGAggatagttga